The Helianthus annuus cultivar XRQ/B chromosome 16, HanXRQr2.0-SUNRISE, whole genome shotgun sequence genome includes a window with the following:
- the LOC110917245 gene encoding uncharacterized protein LOC110917245, giving the protein MIKCLGMRNLKLVNFKLLIVHLNRCGSLKNLYLNTPNLKTLYFHGPRGKPCTIELINCKKLMNLHLVGVAMNTTMFVNCNESFPLLQMLTLAGCAMSGCINISRCDAADGFLSDWWGVFWDHYTSKTHADSNAGQDISRNPLRRLKLIFRACLKPRPRLRFWLMCGL; this is encoded by the exons ATGATTAAATGCCTGGGGATGAGAAACCTGAAGCTTGTGAATTTTAAGCTATTAATTGTTCACTTGAACCGCTGTGGAAGCTTGAAGAATTTGTACCTCAACACACCAAATCTTAAAACTTTATACTTCCATGGACCGCGTGGCAAACCATGCACGATTGAGCTTATTAATTGCAAAAAGTTAATGAATTTGCATTTAGTTGGGGTTGCTATGAACACTACGATGTTCGTAAACTGCAACGAAAGTTTTCCGCTTCTTCAGATGTTGACACTTGCTGGCTGTGCTATGAGTGGATGTATTAACATCTCAA GGTGTGATGCAGCTGATGGGTTTTTAAGTGATTGGTGGGGGGTATTCTGGGACCATTATACTTCAAAGACACATGCTGATTCTAATGCTGGTCAGGATATATCACGGAATCCTCTGCGCAG GCTCAAGCTGATTTTCAGGGCCTGTCTCAAGCCCAGGCCCAGACTGAGATTCTGGCTCATGTGTGGACTTTAG